The following proteins are encoded in a genomic region of Methylobacterium tardum:
- a CDS encoding cell division protein DivIVA, producing MVAAPTASWSHILTQVAESLDKIVERPTAEVLRLKPSFSTSEAPALCSETKAAGNDPAPVLPDEAANDAVSVPVHSEPEVDGVSDWMSTLDIINGMVGLADEQKKRLREQSVSHEAALEALQRELKETRQRLQLSEMRAHEIQTRADIRLQMVQADADAQVQEIRAEAEARVRTLRAESETWVRAAEEQVRVADLRADTAERWLQRIDAAAKALLLGGHMSPVRASA from the coding sequence ATGGTCGCGGCCCCAACAGCCTCCTGGTCCCATATCCTGACGCAGGTCGCGGAAAGTCTCGATAAGATCGTCGAGAGGCCGACTGCCGAGGTGTTGAGGCTGAAGCCCTCGTTCAGCACATCGGAAGCGCCAGCCCTGTGCTCGGAGACAAAGGCTGCCGGCAATGATCCTGCGCCGGTCCTGCCAGATGAAGCGGCCAACGATGCCGTATCGGTACCGGTCCACTCTGAGCCGGAGGTCGACGGTGTGTCAGACTGGATGAGCACGCTCGACATCATCAACGGCATGGTCGGTCTCGCCGACGAGCAGAAGAAGCGCCTCAGGGAGCAGAGCGTGTCACACGAAGCCGCGCTCGAAGCTTTGCAGCGGGAACTGAAGGAGACACGGCAGCGCCTCCAGCTCTCCGAGATGCGCGCTCACGAGATCCAAACGCGTGCCGACATCCGTCTGCAAATGGTTCAGGCAGATGCAGATGCGCAGGTTCAGGAGATCCGTGCCGAGGCGGAGGCGCGGGTGCGGACGCTTCGAGCCGAGTCGGAGACCTGGGTAAGAGCGGCCGAGGAGCAGGTGCGGGTTGCCGACCTCAGGGCGGACACGGCTGAGCGATGGCTGCAACGCATCGACGCGGCCGCCAAGGCTCTGCTGCTTGGTGGCCACATGAGCCCTGTCAGGGCATCGGCCTGA
- a CDS encoding IS630 family transposase, whose amino-acid sequence MGRPYSQDLRERVVDAAGATSRRQAAKRFGVGAATAIRWMAALATTGTVAARPQGRARRSKLDPHEAFLRALIAERDDVTLEEMRVRLREERALPVGLGTLWSFLDARGLTYKKTAHATEQDRPDVKAAREAWFQDQPDLDPARLVFLDETWTSTNMARTRGRAPRGERLRSGVPHGHWKTTTFVAGLRLSGLSAPFVLDGPINRDAFQTYVERVLVPELTPGDTVVMDNLGSHKGPAVRAAIEAAGARLLFLPPYSPDFNPIEMAFSKLKALLRKAAERTVEGLWTAIGQLIDTITPDECANFFRAAGYEPD is encoded by the coding sequence ATGGGCCGACCCTACAGCCAGGATCTGCGTGAGCGGGTGGTGGACGCCGCAGGCGCGACGTCGCGCCGGCAAGCGGCCAAGCGCTTCGGGGTGGGGGCTGCGACCGCGATCCGCTGGATGGCGGCGCTGGCCACGACCGGGACGGTGGCGGCCCGTCCGCAAGGTCGGGCACGCCGCTCCAAGCTCGATCCGCACGAGGCGTTCCTGCGCGCCCTGATCGCCGAGCGGGATGACGTCACCCTGGAGGAGATGCGGGTCCGCCTGCGGGAGGAGCGCGCTCTCCCAGTCGGGCTGGGCACGCTGTGGAGCTTCCTCGACGCGCGCGGCCTGACATACAAAAAGACAGCTCACGCCACGGAGCAGGACCGCCCGGACGTGAAGGCCGCCCGCGAGGCGTGGTTCCAGGACCAGCCCGACCTCGACCCCGCCCGCCTCGTGTTCCTTGACGAGACTTGGACCTCGACCAACATGGCCCGCACCCGCGGGCGTGCCCCGCGCGGCGAACGGCTTCGTTCGGGCGTGCCGCACGGTCATTGGAAGACCACAACCTTCGTGGCAGGCCTGCGCCTGTCGGGTCTCTCGGCGCCGTTCGTGCTGGACGGGCCGATCAACCGCGACGCCTTCCAGACTTACGTCGAGCGCGTGCTGGTGCCCGAACTCACTCCCGGCGACACCGTCGTGATGGACAACCTCGGCAGCCATAAAGGGCCGGCCGTGCGCGCGGCTATCGAGGCGGCCGGCGCGCGGCTGCTCTTCCTCCCGCCCTACTCGCCCGACTTCAACCCGATCGAAATGGCCTTCTCCAAGCTCAAGGCGCTGCTGCGCAAGGCCGCTGAGCGCACCGTCGAGGGATTATGGACAGCCATCGGCCAGCTCATCGACACCATCACACCTGACGAATGTGCCAACTTCTTCAGAGCCGCAGGATATGAGCCAGATTAA
- a CDS encoding DUF6894 family protein, whose translation MPRFFFDIHDGEFQRDEEGLECENVEAARDRVMASLSDVAELITSGDGDNQAVTVTVRDEEGSRVYTGTLTFTASRLDEAAS comes from the coding sequence GTGCCTCGCTTCTTCTTCGACATTCACGACGGCGAGTTCCAGCGCGACGAGGAAGGTCTTGAATGCGAGAACGTTGAAGCCGCTCGTGACCGGGTCATGGCAAGCCTGTCCGATGTCGCGGAGCTGATCACCTCAGGCGACGGCGACAACCAAGCCGTTACGGTGACCGTCCGCGATGAAGAGGGCAGCCGGGTATACACGGGGACGCTGACCTTCACCGCATCCAGGCTGGACGAAGCGGCGTCCTGA
- a CDS encoding DUF3761 domain-containing protein yields MAHKPPRQTLRRRSLLPRLRPPMTLRDRRRTPVLILALVVLAALLNISSEASARGSCKLFPPEELSQGTYTNRDGCEVPRPEQPKGSGCAKPPEATARCRDGGWSFSQHRQGTCSHHRGVGCWVSASNTCC; encoded by the coding sequence ATGGCGCACAAACCGCCGCGGCAGACACTACGTCGCCGGTCACTTCTTCCGCGACTAAGACCGCCCATGACCTTGCGCGATCGTAGACGGACGCCGGTTCTAATCCTCGCCCTCGTCGTGCTCGCCGCGCTGCTCAACATATCGAGCGAGGCCTCAGCGCGCGGGTCGTGCAAGCTGTTCCCGCCGGAGGAGCTTTCGCAGGGCACCTACACGAACCGGGATGGTTGCGAGGTCCCGCGCCCGGAGCAACCAAAGGGGTCCGGTTGCGCCAAGCCGCCGGAGGCGACCGCGCGCTGCCGCGATGGCGGCTGGAGCTTCAGTCAGCACCGGCAGGGCACGTGCTCACATCACCGCGGCGTGGGGTGCTGGGTCTCCGCCAGCAACACCTGTTGCTAG
- a CDS encoding transcriptional regulator, translating into MAEKAGVSVETVKRLEKLDGPLLSTKSATLHALEAAFRAAGVEFTNGGEPGVKLRRKDPA; encoded by the coding sequence GTGGCCGAGAAGGCTGGGGTATCGGTTGAGACGGTGAAGCGGTTGGAGAAGTTGGACGGCCCACTGCTGTCCACCAAATCGGCCACGCTCCACGCGCTAGAAGCCGCGTTTCGGGCGGCCGGCGTGGAGTTCACCAATGGTGGAGAGCCGGGCGTGAAGCTGCGGCGAAAGGATCCGGCGTGA
- a CDS encoding Rmf/CrpP fold protein, with protein sequence MDLRQSPTLNAVSEGARARAAGRPKDACPYPANSPQRKAWLEGYDGTPSEDGPDLPMTDA encoded by the coding sequence ATGGATCTACGCCAGTCGCCGACCCTGAATGCCGTCTCGGAAGGGGCTCGCGCCCGTGCCGCCGGACGGCCGAAAGATGCCTGCCCTTATCCGGCCAACTCGCCCCAGCGGAAGGCGTGGTTGGAAGGCTACGACGGCACGCCCTCAGAGGACGGCCCGGATCTACCTATGACAGACGCCTGA
- a CDS encoding cupredoxin domain-containing protein, translating to MSIYNLRCSLLRGTPIALVAALLALGSAQASLSSAISIVLQKGRHYDPTDLFLRKGDTITLVNGDDNSVHHAFIEADRFAFDAGDQEPGKHATLTLKEPGDFIIQCGIHPKMKLTIHVQ from the coding sequence GTGTCCATTTACAATCTGCGCTGCTCGCTTCTCCGCGGCACCCCCATCGCGCTTGTGGCAGCGTTGCTGGCACTCGGGTCAGCTCAAGCCAGCCTCTCCAGCGCCATCAGCATCGTGCTGCAGAAGGGCCGGCACTACGATCCCACCGACCTGTTCCTGCGTAAGGGTGACACCATCACCCTCGTCAACGGCGACGATAACTCCGTCCACCACGCCTTCATTGAGGCGGACAGGTTCGCGTTCGATGCCGGCGACCAGGAGCCCGGCAAGCACGCGACCCTGACGCTCAAGGAGCCCGGCGACTTCATCATTCAGTGCGGCATCCACCCGAAGATGAAGCTCACCATCCACGTTCAGTGA
- a CDS encoding DUF6894 family protein yields the protein MPRYFFDINDSRNASDEEGLECADLHTAVQHAKRALYQIVLDEVRKVGESRAQKILIRDEDDRAVYSGIMTYTVA from the coding sequence ATGCCGCGCTATTTCTTCGACATCAACGACAGCCGTAATGCTAGTGATGAAGAAGGCTTAGAGTGCGCCGACCTGCATACCGCCGTTCAGCATGCCAAGCGTGCGCTTTATCAGATTGTTCTTGATGAGGTACGCAAGGTTGGCGAGAGCCGCGCTCAGAAAATCTTGATAAGGGATGAAGATGACCGTGCCGTCTACTCGGGCATCATGACATACACTGTGGCTTGA